The region ACTCCACTCATTCCTTTTACCGTCTCTCATCCTCAACACACTCTCCCCGAGTGATTTGATTGGACTTTGTCTGATCAATAAGATTTCTTTTTGctgcaagaggttaagaaaaaaaaaacacaagacAATAAAACACCTAAGGCAAGCTAAGATTGAGCGAAACTAATCCCTATAGCGTCCACCAAGAGGAGGGGAACATGACCATCATGAGGATTCATAACTAAGATGAAGTCTCTAGCCAGCTGAGCCTAGCTTTCACCTAATGACCCGCACATGGTTACCTTCTCTTAGCGTATGAAGCAACTAAACGTTCTACCGCCCATAAATCAAGACTCTGATATTGAAACTTGATTGGGGGTTCAAGACTAGATTCACTGCGTGAAACTACAAATCACCTGTATATGCCCACTGTTaacttttttttagaaaacacTTGTTGTCAGTAACAACCTGGTTTTGCGACGATTAGTAAAAAGTCAACTAATTAGTGGTGACTAAGAATAGTGTTCAACAAAGAATCATGAGTGATGCACATGCTTTAGAGAGGCAGTTAGGAATTAGTTACTCTAGCTGGCTATATAAGTCAAATTGTGACTCTATTGTGTATGTCGTTGATTGTTAATATGAAAGtctcttcctttctctgtttctatcttcttcctctgatcgtCTCTTCTTCTATGTGTCCCTCTCCCCATTTGAATTTGGATAAAATGCAGGTACCCGCACcggtttctcaaaatggatatCCAAACTTGTTTCTTCAATATAAAATGGATCAGTCTAAGAAGATTTCTAAATGGGCTGGAATTTTTTAGAATGGTTTAGTTAAGTTTTTGTATTGGTTCGAAGAATTGGTTATTTTACACAGCCCTATCAATGTGATAAATTCATTTTTCACAAAGAAAAAACAATTCAAAAATTGGTCACTTTTAAAAGAgtatgttgaatttttttttaaaataacaaatcaCAAGTAATATGTTGAAGGGAAACAGAAAATATGTTGCTAGCTTAGCTTACCTCTTAGATTTACGGGTCAAGACAACACAGAATTCACACACACAAAATCCACAATCTTTTGACTGACTCTAATCACTTTGACAAACTACCTTCTTAGTGCTAACTTACAAAAATCAGTTCCACACAAACACTCTAGATGTTAGTTATTCCCACATTCAACAAATACTAGTTTGAGTCAAATTTGAAAAGTAGTAAAGAAAATGTCAATAGTAAATACAAATGTCTATATTCTGTGACACTTTAGGGCCCATGATTCACAAGTAAATGATCAAGTAcataggaaaataaaataaaaaaaattcaagtcaaTCTTTTCTTGTCTTTCTCCTAAGAGCATCAATCGTGCTTATGCTTAGCCTGAAATGTGGGTTGTTTTCTATTATACACTGAATGGTCTTTGGAGGGTGAAATAGCACAACTGAGAGAaagttctatttttcttttttatctctACCTCCTTTCTCTTCTTTAAGAGGCCTATGGTCCTTATGCAGAAACTTTACCCCCTCCCCCTGTCATAAACCAGCAATCTATGCAAAAATTAGAGGAAATTTGACCCCAGTAGACAGCCAAACTTGCTACATCAACAAGTTATGGAAGAGAATTCCATCAAATTTGACCCCATTGGGCGTTGTTTTCATTCACTCAGTTGATTTTACCGTAAAATTTTTACAGCAATGTCTCAGGCATCCAGGAGCATTTGCACATAAGCACATTTGTCAATTCTTTTCTCCACCTCTCCGTGGCCGATCTTTAGAATCTCCTAATCTGTCACCAATCCGACTAATGTATATAAGAGTGTCCAAATTGtcaattgaaaaagaaaaacagaataCAAGGGACAATTTGTGACATCAATTTCTAGAAAGAACCAAAGAACTATCAAATTTTATCATCAAATACCTTTGAAGCTTTGGTTCTCTGTAGATAAGCATAACACCAAGTAAAAATGGGATCAGTGCTAAGCACAAGTGTTCCAAAGAATGCCCACTGATAACGTAGTTATTTACACGGTACAGTTTCCTGTCCACAACAGCTACAAATTTCCCTAGCAGATAAATCCCTGTGACATGAACTTCAGGTTTCAAAGTAACTCGATAAATAAATAGTGTAGGGAAATTTTTTAACAGCAAGATAAATATGATAGACTCATGTAAACAGCAATTTAACAGCCGCTTTAAAAAAGGGCAGCCCGGTGCATCAAAGCTCCCGCTATGCACAGAGTTCGAGTAAGGGTCTGACCACTTGGTCTATTTTAAGCAGCCTTACCCTATTATTCACACGAGGCTTTCCTAAAAATGTATACCCTTAATGGACAGCCCAACACCAAGGAGTGGATAGGTCGGTAACTTTTAAGAGGTGCTAGGTTGCTGGCTGATGTATAAGGTAAATAAAAGAAAGCGAAGAATTGTTCTTACGACATTATGGCGCAGGCCTTTATAGGCAAACTTTTCCAAAATTAATCCAAAACAAGCCTTCTATGATCAGGGGTGATAGTTAAGCATGGTGGACAGAACAAAACCCAGGCTTGCACAAAACTAGGAGTCAGATTACATGAGTGAATCATTGGAAGTTTTCATTCAGAACAGGTCAAAATCCCTAACTCAGAAAGAACACCTAATAATCAGAACATACTCCCAAGCAATATTGTCAAGATCAGGATCCTATCCAGgattttgggggggggggggaagatTATAAATCGTAGGATCGGGATTGAATGGTAAGATCCTACTAGAAATGCGAAATTATACAAATACACATACATAAGAAAATAACTTATGATTTACTTCATTAGAGaaaacttaaataaaaatcataactaTAAAATCACAAAAGTCATAATATAAGTCATCAAAACCCTTAAAAACCTGAAAGAACAGAATATTTCCGAAGCCCAACAATACACTCGACCAAAAACAAAAGCCCAACTATACTAGACAAGAGAAATACCACTCCTTGACAACAAAAAATAGAGAGCTACCACTCCCACCCTAACGCTAAACATAACGCTTACGAGAGAATAAGAAGAAATCATAGGACCAACACTTCAAAGATGAGAGAAGTACAAAAACAAGGAAAGAGATCCTCAAAGACAAAGAGATTTGCACGCGGGGATCCACGGCGTAAACGACGAATGATGGTGCTCTCATGTGTGAACATCATATAGGCAGAGGTGAGATACGATTTTAGGTTTTCCCGAGGCGAACCACGATTAATGACAGCAAATGGATGGCTGAAACCCTAAATCCCAACTTTGAAATTGTGAGAAGTCATaattggctagagatatggcATAGATAGCCTtgataaagggtagagcaaccctcaactcttgagctagcccTTGGGTTGAGATAGacctcccaaattctaatatggtatcagagcttatcCTAGATCCGTTTGTTGGTGGAGACCACCCATATTTGGGCAACCCTGCAGATGTCCAGTCCTGCAAATTCCACGCtccattggctagagatatggcatagatagcctttataaatggtagagcaatcctcaactcttgagctagcttttaggTTGAGTTAAGCCTCCCAAACTCTAATAGATATCACGCCTCAGGATCATATTAGGATCAGGATCCCacgatccccccccccccccgcccTTAAAGATCGCAATCTAGCGACGATCCGTTCCAATTCAAGATCCTGCATGCGATCTAGATTGCAAACTTGCCCATTGATTGCAAGATTTTAGGTGATCCTACGATCTAGATCGCGATCTTGACAACATTGCTCCCAAGACCATAAAAGTAAGACATGACATTAACATCATGTCAAGCCCTGAAACCTACCTCAAGTTAGGGCATATACATCAAGAAAGTAGATTCCAAATCAATCTACAAAATTTAAAAGCCATATCACCATTTTCAATTCAACTAAAATTTCCTTGACATGTGAGTATAATGACAGAGAAGATGATCTCTTGGCTCTTCAGCTTCTTTAATAAGATCTATGTTTTTTTACAAAAGTCAGCAAAAATATTAAACCTTGATTCTTCAGCTTAACCAAAGAAAACCCATTGAGTGCTCTACCTCGGGCCATTGATATCATACGCTCAATCTTACTATTCCAACCAAACAGTTCTCACGAGACCCATTCAGAAGTACACATAAATAGCCTCAAttcaaattatattaaaattctCCTTAAGGTTCAGTTTGGTAAACCCTTTAAACTGGGTGAAAAATTCAAGGTTGAGATTTATATTAAATCATGAAATTTTCACCCCTGTTATTAagggtgtatatatatatatatatatatatatatatatatatatatatatatatatcaataagCAAACTATAATAGTaactgctactaagaatcagaACTTCAGTCAGTGTGCCTAAAAAGTGAATGAAAGCTTCTTTCTCATCAAACAATCTAAGTCAGTTTGGTAGATATTCACCCGTCCCCAAGTAAgtaaatagagaaacaaaagtGCTTGATAAGAAAAGTTCACTTCTTCTATGGAGTCTTCTATTTATCTAGTAAACTTCATTACAGCAACCATGACAAATCCCAGTACAGATTACATTATAAATAGATTAAAACGAACCAAGCAAAGCTGTAACTTTAGTTGCTTTGAATTGCTCCACATTCAATTAATTTTACAAACATAGAAAAATCCAATTCCCCCTGTTTTAATATACTAGAAGTGTATAAAACCTTGCCTGCCTCCATAAGTTACTTATTCATCAAATATTTGAAACTTATAAGTAAATAGCAGTTACAGAAGTCTGATGCATTAAGCATACCTATTGATGAAAGCCAATATCTTGAGTCAGTATAGTTGGAGCGATACACTAATGATACTGCTGCAATAGCTAGAGGAAGAATAAACTGGAACATCAGGCAGAGCCGAATATCATCGCAAAGTCTGCAACCAACCAACTATGCATACATAATTCAGCGTAAAACTTGGTTACAGGTTTAGCACCTTGAAGTATAACATTTCAAAGAGAGAATAAGTACGaagttattaaaaaataaaactaaccGTTCATAAATTACACAAATAAAGGCAGACAAAAGGAGTGCACACATACAACACAACCCAATGCACTTGCCGATTCTCTCAACAACCAAACTAGAGAAAAGTGAGGAGTATGCCACCATCATCTGCCATTGACAAAATCAATGAGCTTCTTATTCACCAAAAATGGGTAGGAAAACAAGAAGTACCCTTGCATTGTAAGGCATGATAGTTTTAATCTGAAAATTGAGAAAATGCATACCACTAATTAGgtcattttcattttgaaaTTGCTTATATCTATCATaaactaatagcatgtttggatcagcttctatttcctcaaaatcaattctatcaaTCAGAAACTACTTATTCTCCTCAGAATTAATTCTgcctttagaatcaattgtagaatgtTTTCCAAAACATGTACTAACAGACAGAACAATTAGATAAAGGAAAATATATAAAGCTCAAGAATAACAAAAACACTAAAaacatatatagatatgcatgtAAATATGTAATACTAACCGGTAACATGTCCCACAACACACGATTGTTGTCGGGCTTCAAATGGTAATAAGTAGAGCCAAAAGCATACCCAAGAATTCCAGCATAGAACAGCACCCAAGCCCATACCTCTGCTTGAGAACtaagaacaacaacaaacacTGTTAGAATCTAATCATGCAAATCAAATTAAATGTGGTTAGAACGATCATAACATAGGGGAATCATGAGAAGTAACCTTATGTTGAAAACACCTCCTTCCAGAGCGAGAACAAGGCCGAGAACACCCACAACCAAAAATGGGAAATTTGTGATCACATTCAAAGTGTTGGGCACTCCTGTGCAATACCCAGAAACTCAAATCATCGAAAacaagaaaaatggaaatttcagagagtgagtgagtgagtgagcaGTTACCGAGAAGATTGCGCAAGTCTGCGAATCGATGGTGGTTGAGAGAACGTGGGATTTTGGGagtgaagagaaagaaggagATGCAGCAGAGGAATGCTGCGAACAATACACGAGTTTTCTTCCATCTTCTCAACCGTTGTCTTTGGTTTGGCACCCAAGTCCAAGTCCAACCCATCATCACTTGCTCTTTCCTTCTCTCACTCACCATTGGGTTTTGGTAGTGCTTCATTGGGAAAACACTCTTTTCAATGgggtgaatggtcactttcgtccctaaagttacaAGTGTCGGGCATATTAGTCCTTATTTTATGGAAATGTCGTCCGTAGTCCCTGATACGTTAGTCCCTAGGTTGACTCCCGTCAGTGAACGTTAACGGGAAGCGTGATTTGGCACGTTATGTGCCATAGTGGAATTTCCACATGGATTTAAATATTGGAAAATTTAtggaaaacttaaaaacttcaatttagtcattgcccaaaatccccaaatcatAAAATTTTCAATCTCTCCATCATATCTTCCTCCTCACTCCCAAGCTTTCCATGTGTTCTAAAAACCAATAAACAATAGCAAACAAAATCCAGATCAAACGATTTGAAAATAACAACACTAATataccaacaacaacatcaacatcatcaaTAATAATTACGTAGGAGGCAGATCATGGGTGaagaaaccagaaaaaaaaattagttgaaGCCTACAGAAAAAGTTTgcatcatctccttcttcctcacTTTTCATAACTTCATCACATCTTTGCATCATCTCCCTCGTAAGATCTCCATCTCTCTCAGCTTCTAAGCAcatcaaaaaaatgaaaatagagaaACCCATGATTCTCAACCCAAAAAAGATATCGAGAGAGATAGAAGGAGGAACTTCAAACCCAGAATCAGATCTCCCTCCTTCATCTCGCAATTAGCCTTTGGACCCGAGCTCAGAGATCGATTCGAACCTGGATGGAGACTCATAACTCGTTGATGGTCATAGCTTTGAACCAAGACATCCAAGTTGGAGGGATTAGGGTTAGCATGGTGGCTGGTAAAGGATAGAACAAGGTGTTGAAGTGATGGGTTTTGGATTGTGGGTATAGAGGAGAAGTTACTTGGGTTTAAGAAAGCTTCAAAgtttttcatcttttcttcttcacGTTGTAGATTTGGTTGGATTTCTTCCTGTAGTTgttgttttgggtttgggttttggggAAAATCTGATGGGGGTTTGGTATTTTGCTGTAGGGTTTTGATTTAGGGTTTGGTATTTTGTTGTAGGGTTTGGGTTTTAGGGGAAATCTTATGGGGTTTGGTATGAAGAACAAatcaaggaagatgaagaacaaaggaagatgatgaagatgaagatgatgagataaagaacaaatcaggaagatgaagaacaaaggaagatgatgaagatgaagaggatgagataaagaacaaatcaggaagatgaagaacaaaggagaaaaatCAAAAGAGTTTTTgcttatgttttattttaattagttattttatttttaatgatgtGGAAATGTCTAAATttaaatggaaaagaaaaaacaagtgCTCAGATCCACGTGGCAAGTCCACTTGAgcacttaacgtgccaaatcacTCTTCCCGTTAATGTTCACTGACGGGAGCCAACTCAGGGACTAACGTGATTGACGTTTTGCAACATCAGGGACTACGGGCGACATTTCCATAGAAAAATGACTAATATGCCCGACACTTGTAACTTTAGGGACGGAAGTGACCATTCACCCCTTTTCAATGTTTCAAAAAGAAGTACCCCTttgattcatattttaattttagaaaagaaaacaaTTTACCATGTTGGGGGCACGTTTTGACACATAGGATGCGTACGTGGCATTCTTCGAAATAAATCGTCTCATTTCATATGAGTTGGTTTTGTTGGAAATTGTCAAGATTCAGGTGAGTTACATCGTTTTCAATTGTGCAGCTGCAAAAAGTTGTCGAGTGGTAGTGTTAAAATCGCCTCAATTGAGGTGTGTTCTGTGTGGTTAAAGGTTGCCATACGTTAGGTGGCAGGAATTTAAAGGCACCTTAGTTGAGGCGAGTATTGAAGGCGCCTCACATCAGGaaatttctttatatttttgttACGATCCTAAACCGTTTGTGGCCTACATAAGGATCGCCGAattttctcaaattctccaTTCTCTCAGTCTCAAACTCACATTTCTAAATCTCTCTCAGGTTTCTTTGTCAACAATTTGCTAGGTTTTTTTTCTTGGGGGAAAGATGATTATGTCTAGAACGAATAATCCGGAGCTGTTGCATCTTCAATCCACACACATTTCACAATGTGTTTGGAATAGGGAACAAAATAGTTATAGGGGTCAAGCGAGCACTTGGTTCTAGGTGGGATAGCTTATGGGCATTGTTCCTCAAGAAGTTGAACCAGACCTCTGCCCTACTAGATTTTATGAGCTAACTCTAGTTTGGGTGCTTTCTCATGAGAATAGAAAAGAAACCTAGATGACTCTCTAATAAGAAAGGACCGAAGTCCATTTGGTACCTAGGACCATGATTTATCCAAAACAGATGTACTTAATAGGACAAAGAAAACTCCAACAATGGTGCCCAGGCAGTGGCTACTCATGACACATGAATGGAGAAAAGTCTATAATCTTGTACCTCTTAATCTAGAGAGATTGGAACAATAAATTTTGATGGTAACTAAAAGGGTACCATTGTGGGTATAGGAAAGATtggtaatttttctttttcttctattaATAATGTTTATCTAGTTAAAAGGCTCAAACATAATTTACTTAGTATAAGTCAATTAAGTTATAATGGATTCATTGTTTCTTTTAGGGTTAACTAAGCTTTTGGTCCCTGAATTATGACCGAGTTCTAGTATTGGTCCCTCATCAGAGTAAAGCCCGAAAATAGTCCCCATGGTTAGGGCATCAACTGAAATTGGTCCTCGCCTGAGAGGCGGCTCAGGCCAACATTTCCAAGTGTGCAGCGGTGCTGAGATGGCATGtttacatgtaatttttaattaatttttatacttATTGGTGATCATTCCTCTTCACAAACCTGCCCAAGTACCCCGCCTTTATCAACCTCTCAAGCTCCCGCTTCAGTGTGTAGCAATCATTCGTGTCATGACCTACCGCgcggtggtactcacaccacttatTCATATGCACATTCCTTGGCACGCGCTTAGGCATCTCCGAATCACGAATCATATTGGTATCCTTAGTTTCGCGATAAATGCTCGCCAAATTGGTGTTGAGCACAAGACTTGCTTCTTCCCGCCATGGCGCGTTGCTTTGCTGTTTCCAAGGGCGACAATAGTTGTAATTTCCTTATTGATTATTGTTATATGGAGCTTGTCGTGATTGTTTCGCCACTTGTGGCGCTTTCGTCTTTCGCTGTTTTACCTTCTCGCTACGATCCCTTATTAAAGACCGTGATGGTGCGGCCTTCTTTTCCTAAACATCATCCCTCAAGCGTTTCAATGCATCATCTTTCTTCTCCAAGATATACATATGAGCTCTTGCACGGATTTCGGTAATTGTGTTTGTCGGCTTCTGACTCAACTTGTTATTTAAAGATCTAGGTCGTAAAGCATTTTTGAACGCCCCGACACATACATCAGGCATTGTGACCTCAACCTTCACTGACGTAGCTACAAAGCGCGCCATTTAGTGTTTGAGAATTTCACCCTCCCTCTGGCGAATGTTGAACAAGTCATTGATCGTTACTTTCTGAATTTGGTTCGCCTATAATTGCACCAAGAACTTCAAAGAGAAATCCATGAAGTTAGAAATAGACCCTAGGGGGGAGAGTGGTGAACCAAGCCATCGCCGTTGACTTGAAAGTTGAGGGAAACATTCTACACTTCACATCGTCTAAAGCAGCGCTAATGACCATTTTAGTGTTGAAGTATAAAAGATTGTCCTTTGGATCTGTATCGCCACTGTAAGAATCCAAAGGTAAAGCCTTCATATTCTTCAGGATCGCCACATTCTCAACCGCCACGGAGAAAGGTCGGAACTCTACCACGTTCTTCACCTCACGGACGCCATCCTCCTGATAAGCACGCTCATAGCGTAAATAATCCAACTGAGCTTGCAGATGCTCATTATGGCGTTGAATGTCTCTGATGTTGTGCATCATTCTAGCCCAGTCCTCCTGGGTGACAaccaatggtggtggtggtgggggtggaGGTGGTGGCGTTTCATGCTCGCTGGTTGCTAACCGCGGTGGCGAAGGAGGTGGAGGCGGgggtggaggtggtggcggaAGTGGTGGAGGTGGTCCTAATGGTTGAGGAATACATAGATCTTAACAAAAAGAACACAGATATGGGCCCCAGATCTCGACTCTCGACACTGTACATTACTCCCCCTGCCAAATCTGGCTACACGAATCGTTGGGGTGGCGAAACGCACTTTCGTTCTGGAGAAACCCTACGCTGACGACGTTGAGTCTCTATGACTGAAAGAAAAATTCTAAGCTCTGAGAAGCACTAAGTTCGAACACGTGATCTAGAAATCGAAAATTTACTGACCCCCATAGACGGCGCTGAAATGTTTCGGAATCAACACTCAATAAGGGTGTAGGCCCCAAACCTTAGCATAGCAAGTGTGAGGTAATAACCTAATCGTTTAGATAAAATACCAAGAGTCCTTACAATGATCATAAAGTCCCCTTTTTAAGGGAGGTTACACGGAGCCCTAATCCTATCATTATTCACTAATGGGGCTAGTTGGGCCTTAACACTCTCGGCCCAACTCCCTTACATGTCACGATCCCCCTAGCGTTCATCCCAAGTGTATTCTTTATCTTCATAAGTCTTTTCCCCCGCCCCTGGCAAGTTCTACTCCTCATGATCTTCACTAACCCTGGGCAAGTCCCTCCCAAGAGTGGGGGGTCTCGGTCAGTCAATAAGTCCATAATACACCGAGCTTGAAGCATGAGAGTGCAGTGTGTCTTTAAAATGCCTTGATCTTCAACTCTTTTCAATTCCTAGCCCATCTCCACTGGATAAACGCCTTTCACTCAGTCCAATTATCCTTAAGAGAATAAATCTTCAAAATTATGATGATTGATCTATATCCAATGTTTTCACAATATTCAATTCATCTACTAGAGTTAGACTATTTAACACTAAATTCTTGTTGGTTTTTTCCCacttttctctttcattcttaATAATGATGGCCTTTTTATTAATATCGTTAATGAAGCGTGTATTTACCCTTGTTCTAGACAAAGCCGTAAAttaaatcttaaaaaaaaaatctcaaatctTAAGACAAGAATGTTTTTTAGGAAGATATATTTGATACTTAATTATCTCAACATTTCAACCTCTTATtacaataaatatttatttaaaggCATAAAATTATTGTTTTGAATAACCATGAGCCTCaacataacatattttttttatcaaacataAGTTATTGTCCTCCTTTTCCCGGAGGAGGACATTTGCATACTCCTTGATAGCAATATGAAGGACAATCAGGAAAGTTTCTCCAATCCGAACAATCCTCATTAGTTGTGCACTCGGCGGATGCAATGACCTGGGCCTTAAAACCTGCAAAAATCCATTCACATTGTCAAAACTTTAATATTCATTGCACGCGATTTTACATAGCATGAAACCAAGATAATTAATATACACATAATACTTGATTTTGTAGCTTAGATAATTGTATATATGTACAAGAAACAACAAAGAGAGAGAAATACCAGGTTCAGATGCTATGAGAAATAAAATAGTGATGCAAAGAAACAAATATGAAGCTTTGATTGTCATCATGCGCTTGAgaataaagtattttcttgagaaaaaatgttttttttttcaagaatgTAGAGTTGAGTTCAAGAGAGCTATATATATCATGAAAAGTACATTAAGGGCCCACCTCGTTTGGTGGTCTGAATATGATTAGAGTATGATATGATGAGAGCAGGTTAAGATCGTATCATATCTTGTGTTTGAGGCGGAGAAGATAATGATAAGATATATGATATAAACAATCAAAGCACATAATTGTTTTTCCAAATAatgacatcattttattagtaagaaaaaaacatttttttttgtgacaaatgaaaaaaaaaacattatttgaGCACATAATAttctt is a window of Lotus japonicus ecotype B-129 chromosome 5, LjGifu_v1.2 DNA encoding:
- the LOC130720995 gene encoding uncharacterized protein LOC130720995 isoform X2: MKHYQNPMVSERRKEQVMMGWTWTWVPNQRQRLRRWKKTRVLFAAFLCCISFFLFTPKIPRSLNHHRFADLRNLLGVPNTLNVITNFPFLVVGVLGLVLALEGGVFNISSQAEVWAWVLFYAGILGYAFGSTYYHLKPDNNRVLWDMLPMMVAYSSLFSSLVVERIGKCIGLCCMCALLLSAFICVIYERLCDDIRLCLMFQFILPLAIAAVSLVYRSNYTDSRYWLSSIGIYLLGKFVAVVDRKLYRVNNYVISGHSLEHLCLALIPFLLGVMLIYREPKLQRLGDSKDRPRRGGEKN
- the LOC130720995 gene encoding uncharacterized protein LOC130720995 isoform X1, producing MKHYQNPMVSERRKEQVMMGWTWTWVPNQRQRLRRWKKTRVLFAAFLCCISFFLFTPKIPRSLNHHRFADLRNLLGVPNTLNVITNFPFLVVGVLGLVLALEGGVFNISSQAEVWAWVLFYAGILGYAFGSTYYHLKPDNNRVLWDMLPMMVAYSSLFSSLVVERIGKCIGLCCMCALLLSAFICVIYERLCDDIRLCLMFQFILPLAIAAVSLVYRSNYTDSRYWLSSIVHVTGIYLLGKFVAVVDRKLYRVNNYVISGHSLEHLCLALIPFLLGVMLIYREPKLQRLGDSKDRPRRGGEKN